One Candidatus Goldiibacteriota bacterium genomic window, ATCAGTTTCGGAATTAGTTTTAAGATTCTTTATTTTAACTCCGTCAACCCCTTTTGATCCAAAAATTTCGGTTACCGCCGAATCAAATATAAAACTGATTTTAGAATTCGCGAAAGCCCTGTCCTGTATTATTTTGGCGGCCCTTAACCTGTCACGCCTGTGGATTATATGCACTTTGGAAGCAAATTTAGTAAGATATATCCCTTCTTCCACCGCGGTATCGCCGCCGCCTATTACCGCCACTTCCAGGTTGCGGTAAAACGCACCGTCGCATGTCGCGCAGTTTGATACACCCCTGCCCCTGAATTCAGCCTCCCCCGGCACCCCTATGTCCCTATATCTGGCGCCGGTAGCAGCTATTATTGCTTTTGCTTCGTATACTGTCCCCGAAGCGCAATGAACCTTTTTAACTCCCCCGCTTATACTTTCAATTTTCAGCACCTCATCAAAAATCTTAACCAGGCCGAAATTATCCGCCTGTTTTTCCATTTTTTGTATCAGTTCCGGCCCTGAAATATTTTCAAATCCCGGATAATTTTCAATTTCAGCGGTTAAAAATATCTGCCCGCCCACGGCAAGTTTTTCAATCATCATTACTTTTAAACCGGCCCTGGCATTATAAATGGCAGCTGTAAGCCCGGCAGGGCCGCCGCCTATAATAATTACATCCGCTTTATTTGAAACAGCGCCACCCTGCATATTGCCAAGATTAATATTGATTCCGGTATCCATATTATTGCCTCCCTGAATTTTTATTTTACTTTAACAGTTCCTGTATCCTGCTTAACAGCATGGGTTTGGGCTGCACGCCCACTATTTCGCCTGTTTTTACCCCGTTCTTAAAGACCATGACGGTTGGAATGGACATAATTCCGTGTTCTTCGGCGGTTTCACGGTTTTCGTCCACATTCAATTTCGCAAAAACAATTTTACCGGCTTCTTCCTGCGCAAGCTGATCAATTGTCGGAGAAAGCATTTTGCACGGCATGCACCATTCCGCCCAGCAGTCCACCACAAGCGCGGGATATTTGGCAAGCGCCTGTTTAAAATTGCCGTCTGTAACGTAAATTGTCTCTTTAGGGCTGTCTGTAAGCTTTTCTTTCTGCGTTTTTATTTTCATTGCCTCCGCTTCTAAAGCGGCCGCTTTTTCCGGCGAGCTGTACTTTAAAACCTGCATTATAAAAGCCCTGTCATTCTGCGCGCCCACAGTGATTGACGCGGGGTCTGAATTTATAACCTGCTGCGGCACCGAACCTACATTAAATTTTTCTGACAGCTGCTGATTCTCCATAGCTTCAACGCATTCCGCCGAAATTACTCCCTTTGTTTCAATCGCAATCTTAGCGGCAAG contains:
- the trxB gene encoding thioredoxin-disulfide reductase; the encoded protein is MQGGAVSNKADVIIIGGGPAGLTAAIYNARAGLKVMMIEKLAVGGQIFLTAEIENYPGFENISGPELIQKMEKQADNFGLVKIFDEVLKIESISGGVKKVHCASGTVYEAKAIIAATGARYRDIGVPGEAEFRGRGVSNCATCDGAFYRNLEVAVIGGGDTAVEEGIYLTKFASKVHIIHRRDRLRAAKIIQDRAFANSKISFIFDSAVTEIFGSKGVDGVKIKNLKTNSETDLKVSGVFVFIGLVPGTEFMKGTLEMDSQGYIKTDADMKTSVDGIFACGDCIEKKLRQAVTAAGDGAIAAYSAEHYIERLEGTEYV
- the trxA gene encoding thioredoxin → MDRLIDESSIKEIKNKFDTELKESVDVIIYSNQVSVPANEQEKQLADFTRKFLKELSEIDGRIEVEEKAMDSAEAKEIGISTSPSISLGLKKGYKIIFNGAPLGHEATSLIETITMLSGGDSRLSDEDKVLLKNADKKAKIQVFITPTCPYCPKSVILAAKIAIETKGVISAECVEAMENQQLSEKFNVGSVPQQVINSDPASITVGAQNDRAFIMQVLKYSSPEKAAALEAEAMKIKTQKEKLTDSPKETIYVTDGNFKQALAKYPALVVDCWAEWCMPCKMLSPTIDQLAQEEAGKIVFAKLNVDENRETAEEHGIMSIPTVMVFKNGVKTGEIVGVQPKPMLLSRIQELLK